The window TCGTAGGACACCGAATAAGGACTGCGATACGCCTCCGGCATCGCGGCGCCATTCGGAATCTTCGAGAAGTCGAGCTTCTCGATCAGCCCCTGCTCGCCGCCACGCAGGCAGTTCCCGGTCGGGGTATCGACAACGTCCCAGATCGGCTTGCCGCTGCCGACCTGGGTCTTGATCGCAGGCCAGGCGTCGGGAATCGAATCCTGATTGATGGTGATGCCGAGCTTCTTGGCGGAGGGATCGAGGATCGCCACCGTCTGCGCCTGCTGATAGGCACCGCCCTGCGAGACGAAGGTGATCTGCTCGGCGGCACTGGCCGCGGTCCCGCCAAGCGCAATCGCGCCAACCAGCGCGTAGCCAAATCGAAAATTCCGCTTCGTATTCATCCTCGCCTCCTCCAGATAAATCTCACTGTCCGATCGCATCGAGAAACTGGTACCAGCCGGCGACGATGCGCACGGCGGGCTCGCGCAACGGATAGAACGGGATGGCTTTCAATCGCCGCGCATCGAGCAGCCCGACCTCTGGCGTCTCGCCGCGCACGAAGGCGGCGAGATAGCGGCCCATCAGGCTCGACATCGCCACGCCCGCGCCGTTGTAGCCCATCGAAAACAACGTGCGGTCGTCGAGCCGGCCGATATGCGGCACCGAGTCCAGCGTCATCCCGACCAGGCCCGACCATTTGTAGGCGAGCGGGACCTCGGCGAGATCCGGGAAGATGCCGACCATCGCCTTGCGCAACGCGCCGAAGGCGGTTTCCGAATCCTGCTTGCCGAACGCGCCGCGGCCCCCAAAAACCACGCGGTTGTCGACCATGCGGAACCAGCGCATCATGCGCTTGGTCTCGGTGTAGGTGCGCCCGGTCGGCATCAGGCTTCCCGCGAGGTTGCGCGGCAGCTTGTCGGTCGCGATGATGGCGCTGCGGAACGGGATCAGCGTGCGCTGCATGCTCGCGGTCGCGCCGGTGAGGTCGGAATAGCTGTTGGTGGCGATGATCGCTTGTTTCGCCCGCACCGCGCCCTGCGGCGTTTCGGCGACGATGCCGCTATTGTCGCGCCGAAGCTTTACGACCGGCGACTCCTGGAAAATCGGGACGCCGCGGCGCGCCACGCCAGCGGCAAGGCCGCGCAGATAATTCAGCGGATGGATGCCGCCGGAGCCGGGATTGAGCACGCCGCCGACGAAGATGCCGGAGCCGGTCTCGTCGCGCACTTGCCCCTTGTCGAGGATGCGGACCTCCGCATCGCCCATCTCGCGCTTCATCCAGTTGGCTTCGGCGATCGCGGCCTTCAGGGTCGTCTCGTTGTGGGCGGCCTTGACCTGGCCGGTGCGCGTTAACGCGGCACTGGTGATGCCAAATTCGGAGACCAGCTCCTCCACGATATCGGTGGATTCATGCGCGATCCCGTACATGCGCTGCGCCATGGCACGACCGTGCACGGCGTCGATCTCGCGGAACGACAGGCGGAACTTTGCGGTGATCACGCCGCCATTGCGGCCACTCGCGCCCCAGCCCGGGCGGTTGGCCTCGAGCACAATCGGCGACAAACCGCTTTTGGCGATGTGGTGCGCAGCGGACAGGCCGGTATAGCCCGCCCCGATGATCACCACATCCGCCTGGTGCTCGCCCGACAGAGCCGGAAACTCGCGCGCGGGCTCGGCCGTGGCGGCCCACAGCGAGTTGGCCGATGGCAGCGCGTTCCGGTCCCGTGTCATGCCACCGCTCATGCCTTACGCCGCCGGCCCGATGGCCGCATCGGCAAGCGCCTTCAAGGTCGGAAAATGGAAATCCGGCTTGGTCAGCGTCTCCACGGCCGGTGTGCCTCCGAAGCCGGCCACGCCCTGGCGACGCTCGATCCAGCACACCTTGTAGCCGAGCTTCCGCGCGATCCCGATGTCGTGATACTGGCTCTGCGCGACGTGAAGGATATCGGACTGCTTGTAGCCGAAAGCGGACTGGCGACCCTTGTTGTAGGCGAAGAACTCCGGATCGGGTTTCGCAACGCCAGTCTCGTCGGCGCACACGGTATCATCGAAGGGATTGCCGAGCGCATGCGCGTAACAGGAGAGCGCGACGCGGTCGGCGTTGGTCATCGCGACCAACCTGAATTTGGTGCGCAGGCGCTTGAGCGCTTCGACCGAGTCCGGGAACGGTCCCCAGCGCAGCACCGCGAGTTGGAACACGTCGCAGGAGGCGTCATCGGCCTGCAGCCCGAGCTCCTTGGCGAGATAGCGATAGACATGGAACATCACCTCGCTCGAACGCTCGTGGTGATTGTCGCGACCGCGCTTGTAGGATTCGAAGATCTTGTCGTCGCTGAGCTCGGCCGGCGACTTGCCCGAGATCCGGCGCACCGCGGAGAGCACGCCGGTCTCAAAGTCGATCAAGGTGCCGACGACGTCGAAGGTGAGAACCTTGAAATTGCTGAACGAGGCTGCTGACGACATTTTGGCTTCTTCTCTCGGTTGGACAAGGCTTGGGTTCAGTCCCTCACTCTGGGCACCACGATGGTATCCTCGGGATGAAGGGTCACGGTGAGGCTGCCGCCGAGCGGCGGGATGCGCCTGTAGGCCTGGTGATAGCTCGCCTGGCGCAGGCTGAGCACGATCCCATCGGCGAGCGCCAGGAAGATGCGCAGGCTCTCGCCCTGATAGACGATGTCGGTGACCGTGCCGGTCAGCCGATTGCAGGCGGTGTCCGGCGCGCCGTCGTCGATCAGCAGCTTTTCGCTGTGCACGGCGAGCATCAGTGCGTCCCCGTCGGGAATGGCGCGGGCGCTGCGCAGAAGGACGTTGCCGAGCGCAACGCCGGAGGCATCGACGCGTCGCACGGGAAGCATCGTGGCCTCGCCAATGAAACTCGCGACGAAGGAATCCGCGGGATGATCGTGCAGACGCTCGGGCGCGTCGATCTGGATCAGCCTGCCGTCCTTCATCACGGCGACGCGGTCGCTCATGGTCAGCGCTTCGCGTTGATCGTGTGTGACGTAGATGATGGTGGCGCCGATGCGCTTGTGCAGCGTGCGCAGCTCGATCTGCATGGATTCGCGCAGCTGCTTGTCGAGGGCGGACAGCGGCTCGTCCATCAGGATCAGCCGCGGCTCGAAGATCATGGCGCGTGCGAGCGCCACGCGCTGGCGCTGGCCGCCGGAGAGTTGCGCGATACCGCGCTCTTCGTAGCCGGCAAGGCCGACCATCGAAAGCGCCGCGCGCACCTTATCCGGCCAGGCCGCCTTCGGCAGCCGTCGCGCGCGCAAGGGAAAGGCGACATTCTCGCCGACGCTCATATGCGGGAACAGCGCGTAGTTCTGGAACACGACGCCGATGTCGCGCTTGTGCGGCGGCATCCACGTGACGTCGCGGCCGCCGAACAGGATCGTTCCGCTCGATGGCAGGATGAAGCCACCGAGGATGCCGAGCAACGTGGTCTTGCCGGAGCCGGAGGGGCCGAGCAGCGAGACGAACTCGCCGGCCGCGACATTGAGGGACACGTCGTCGAGGGCGCGAACGGCGCCATAGGCCTTGCTCGCGGATCTGATCTCGACGCTTTCCGCTCGTTTGTCCAACGATCGACCTCACCATGTCCCTACAATGGCGTGCCTCACTGCGCGCCATAAGCCTGCTTTATAGACAAGACATTCGAGCACTTACGGTCGAAGCGTGCACCGCACCAACTTCTTCGCTCGCAAGCCTTGTCTTTAGGCTGTCATGTCGATGACACCAGACTTGGCAAAACTCGGCAATTGCCAAATTCTCACCCGGCTCATAACATGGCGTTATGCCTGAGCTACGCCGGATGCTGCCCTCAAGTAACGCCCTGTTCGTCTTCGACGCAGCGGCACGCAATGGCAGCTTCACGGCGGCTGCCGCCGAACTGAACGTCACCCAGCCTGCGGTGAGTCGGATGCTGGGTCAGTTCGAGGACCATCTCGGCGTCCGCCTGTTCGATCGCAAAGCGGGACGCGCCGTGCTCACCGAGGAAGGCGAACTCTTGTATCGCCGCGTGCTCGAAGGCTTTCGCAGCATCGAGAGCGGACTCGTGGAAATCGAACGGCGGCGCAAGGGCACCGAGACGGTGACGCTGTCGGTCTCCTCCGCCTTCACCACGCATTGGCTGATGCCGCGCATCGACAAGCTGCAGCGGCAATTCCCACAGGTCGATTTGCGCTTTCAACTGATCTCCGGCGCGCTGCGCGGACCGGTGGAAAATGTCGATCTCGGCATGCGCTTCCGCGATCGCGAGGAACCGTCATCCGGCGGCACGCTGGTGATGAAGGAGGTCATGCTGCCGATGTGCAGCCCTGCCTATCTCGGAGAAACCGATCCCGCCGAGGGCAACACCATCATTCGGCTCGCCGAGACGCCGGGCGACTGGGCCGCGGATTACGCATCGCTTCTCACGGGGCGCCGCGGTGCGGCCAAGGCGCTGAGCTTCACGGATTATGCCGTCGTGATGCAGGCTGCCCTGCTCGGCCAGGGCATCGCGCTCGGTTGGCTGACGGTCGCCTCGCATTGGATGCTGACCGGCGCGCTGGTGCCGGCCTCCGACACGCTCACCACCACACGCCGCATCTGCGAATTCCTGCCACCGCGCAACCGGCCGATGCGCCCCATCGCCGCCGAGATCCGCGACTGGATCACCGCGCAGATGAAAAGCGAGATCGCCGCGATCGATCGGCTCTATCCAAAGCTCGGCGCGATGGCGGCCTGCTATTGAGCGAGCGGGAGGTGTTGGAGTGAGGCACCTCTCCCTCCACGTCATTGCGAGCGCAGCGAAGCAATCCAGAGTCTTTCCGCGGAGAGATTCTGGATTGCTTCGCTGCGCTCGCAATGACGACGTGGGTAGATTCCGGCCTCTCCCCGCGAGCGAGGAGAGGCGAAGCACGCCTCAGTGATGCTCGATCGCGCGGATCGCACCGCGGAGCTCGGCGAGGCCGCGGAGGCGGCCGATTGCGGTGTAGCCCGGATTGGTGCGCTTGGTCGCTGCGAGATCGTCGAGCATGCGGTGGCCATGATCGGGCCGGAACACAATTTGCCGGTCGGGCGAACGCCGCGCGTTCTCCTTCAGCAGCGCCTTCAGCAGCGCCTTCAGCACCGCGACCATGTCGACGTCACCGTCGAGATGATCGGACTCGTAAAAGGACAGGCCATCCGCCTCGCGCTTGGTCGCGCGCAGATGCGCAAAGGCGATGCGCGGACCGAAGCGTTCGGCCATCGCGGGGAGATCGTTCTCGGCGCGCACGCCGAGCGACCCCGTGCACAGGCAGATACCATTCGCCTTTGACGGCACGGCATCGAACAACGCCTGATAGTCATCGGCGCTGGACGCGACGCGCGGCAGGCCGAACAGCGGGCGCGGCGGGTCGTCCGGATGAAGTGTCAATGAGACCCCGAGTTGCTCGGCGACGGGTGTGACGCGGCCCAAAAATTCGGCGAGATGCTGCCGCAGGATTTTTGGCGTGACATCGCGATATGTTTCCAGCCTGTCGCGGAATTGCGGGATGGTCATCGGCTCGGTGGTCGAGCCCGGCAGCGCGCTGGCGATGACCATGACGAGATAGTCGATATCGGCCTGGCTCATCTGCTCGAACAGCTTTTTCGCGCGGGCCTGCTGCTCGGGTGAGTATTCCTGGATAGCGGCCGGCCGCTTCAGGATGTGCAGCTCGAAGGCGGCGAAACGGTCCTGGTCGAAGCGCATGGCACGAGCGCCGTTCGGCAACTCCCATTCCAGATCGGTGCGGCACCAATCCACGACGGGCATGAAGTTGTAGCAGATGATCTTGATGCCGGCCGCGGCCACCGCCTCCATGCTGGCGATCCACGTCTCGATCGAGCGCGTCGCCTTGGCCCCGAGACGCTTGACGTCGTCGGGGATCGGAATCGATTCCACCACCGACCAGGTCAGCTGCGAGCGGCCGGGCTGGCCACGCTCGATGAAGTTCTTGCGCTCCTCGACCGCCTTGCGTGTCCAGGCTTCCCCGATCGGCACCTGATGCAGCGCCGAGACGATGTCGCTCGCCCCGGCCTGCCTGACATCATCCAGCGACACGGGATCATCGGGCCCGTACCAGCGCCATCCCTCTAGCATCATGCCCGTTTCTCCGATCAATTCGCGGTCAGCACGACCTTGACGCTCTGCGAGCGATCGAGCGCCAGCCGCAGCGCGTCCGGCGCGGTGGACAGCGGCCGCTCGGCGGTGACCAGCGACAGCACGTCGACGCTGCCGTCCGCGATCAGCTCCACCGCATTCATGAACTCGAGCCCGAAGCGGAACGAGCCGCGCAAATCGATCTCCTTGGCCATCACCGCATTGGCCGGCACCGGAATCTGACCGCCCGGCAAATTGCCGATCTGCACCACAACGCCGCCGCGCCTGACGATACCGATCGCGCTGGCAAGGCCTGCAGCCGTGCCCGAGACTTCGAACGCGATATCGTAGGGGCGCGACGCGGCCTGCGCCTTCAGGCCTTCCTCGCCGGCTGCGACATTCTCGACGTGAGAGGCGCCGAGCCGGGTCGCAAAGGCCAGCGGCGCTGGCGCAATGTCGGCCACCGTGATGTCGGTCATGCCGGCGCGGCGCGCGGCGAGCATGGTCAGAAGCCCGATCGGACCGGCACCGAAGATGATGCCGCGTTTGCCTTCGATGTTGCCGGCACGCGCGACCGCGTGCAGGCAGACCGCGAGCGGCTCGGCCAGCGCCGCGGCCTGATAGGACACGTGATCGGGGATCTTCACGCACTGCGCCGGGATTGCATCGAAATAATTGGCGAAGCCGCCCTGCATGTGCGGAGTCTTCGAGGCCGAGCCCATGAAGTAGATATTTTCGCAGAGGTTTTGCCGGTCTTGGCGGCAGGCGACGCAATGGCCGCACCAGCGCGACGGGTTGACCGCAACGCGGTCGCCGACCTTCAGGTTCGCCGCGGAGCCCGCGATCTCCACGACCTCGCCGGAGATTTCATGGCCGAGCACCAGCGGCGATTTCGCCACGAAATCGCCGGTCCGGGCATGGCGGAAATAATGCATGTCCGAGCCGCAGATGCCGCCGGCGCCGAAACGGAGGCGCACCATGCCTTCGGCGAGCTTGTCGAGCGGATGCTCGACCATGCGCAGATCTTCGGGGCCAAACAGGGTTGCGGCGAGAGCAGTTGAGGTCATTTGGAAAGTCCCATGTATTTCGGCAGCCAGAGGGTCAATTCGGGGATGTAGGTGATCGCGATCAGCGCGAGCATCAGCGGCACCAGCCAGGGCAGGATCGCCACCGTCGTGCGTTCGACCGAGAGCTTTGCGACGCGCGCGAGCACGAACAAGACCATGCCGAGCGGCGGATGCAACAGGCCGATCATCAGGTTCAGCGTCATGATCAGACCGAAATGGATCGGGTCGATCCCGAGCTTGAGCACGATCGGCAACAGGATCGGCACCAGAATGGTGATCGCCGCCGTGGTGTCGATGAAGCAGCCGACGAACAGGATCAGGACGTTGGCGAGCGCCAGGAACACCCATTTGTTGTGGGTGATGCTGAGCATCCAGTCCGACAGCATCTGAGCTGCCTGCGACACCGTCAGCAGCCAGGCGAAGATCGAGGCTGCGGTGACGATGAACAGAACCGACGCCGTGGTCTCGATGGTGTCGAAAGTCGCTTTCGCGACCGTTTTCATCGTCATGGTGCGGTAGCGCACGAGGCCCAGGAACAGCGACCAGATCACGGCGGCGACGGCGGCTTCCGTCGGGGTGAACCAGCCGAGCGTCATGCCGCCGATCAGGATCACCGGCGCCATCAGCGCCATCACCGCGGAGAAATCGAAGTACCAGTCCATCGCGAGCAGCACGACCAGGCCAATCCCAACTGCCCAATTGGTGGAGAGACCGGCGACCGTCAGAAGCCAGACGGCCATCGGGAAAGCGAGCACGACGAGGATCTCGAGCCCCGCCGATCCCAATTGCGGCCAGGAGAACGGCGTATCGCTGCCCCATTTGTTCTTGTGCGCGAAGTAGGTGACGGTGGCCATCATCAGCAGCGTCAGCACGACGCCTGGAATGACGCCCCCCAGAAACAACGCGCCGATCGAGACGTTCGCCATCATGCCGTAAATCACGAAAGGCAGCGACGGCGGGATGATCGGGCCGAGCGTGGCGGACGCCGCGGTGACGCCGACGGAGAATTCCGTGGTGTAACCGTGATCCTTCATCGCCTTGATCTCGATGGTGCCGAGACCCGCGACATCCGCGATCGCGGTGCCGGACATGCCGGAGAAGATCACCGAGCCGATGATGTTGACGTGCCCGAGGCCGCCGCGCATCCAGCCGACCAGCGCGACCGCGAACTTGTAGATGCGGCCGGTGACGCCGGCGATGTTCATGAGATTGCCGGCCAGGATGAAGAAGGGCACGGCGAGCAGCGGAAAGCTTTCCACCCCGGCGATCATGCGCTGCGCCAGCGTGACGTCGGGCGTCACGCCGCTGACCAGGATGTAGAGCAGCGACGACGTCGCCATGGCAATGGCCACGGGCACGCCGAGCAGCATCAGGATGAGGAAGCCTCCAAGCAACAGCAGCATGAAATTACCCTTCAAAACCGTCGTAGGCGCCGGGACGTTCGAGGATCGAATAGCCCTGTCGCAAATGTTGCACCGCCACTTGCAGAGAGCGCACGAACATCAGCACGAAGCCGAGCAGCACCGCATAGTAGACGTAGTCCTTGGGAAGATTGATCGTCGTCATGGATTCGTCGCCGATGATCTGGATGTAGACCCAGACCAGCTTGATTGCGTAGCCGAAGAAGGCGATCCGGATCAGGTCGATCACCGTCGACAATGCGCGCGCCGCGAGGTGCGGCAGATAGCGATAGAGCAGATCGACCTGGATGTGCCGCGACAGCCGCACGCACATCGAGGAGCCGATGAAGACCACGCCGATCAGGCAGTAGGTCGCGATCTCCTCGGTCCAGGCGTAGCTGTCGTTGAGCACGTAGCGGGTAAAGAACTGGAGGAAGACGGCGAGCGCCATCACCCAGAAGATCGCCAGCGCGACCCAGTCCTCGAAAGCGTAGATGCCGAGATCGACCTTGGGTGCCGCCTCCTCCTCAAAAGTGTGGGCGATCTCGTCCGCGGTGATCTGCCGGTGCGTTTCGGCGGTGGACATGGGTGTGCTCCCTAAAACACTGACCGTCGTTCCGGGGCTCGCGAAGCGAGAACCCGGAACCTCGAGATTCCGGGTCTGGTCCTTCGGACCATCCCGGAATGACAGCACTGGCTATTTTACCGCCTGGATCCGTTCCCAGTCGGCCTTGCGATAGCCAAACGTCTCGAACGCGACGTTCTTCAGCACGGTGTCGCGGAACTCGTTCTTGTCGACCTCGGTGACGGTCAGGCCCTTCTCCTTGAAGAAGGCGACCAGCTTGGCCTCGTTCTGCTTGATCTCCGCGGTCGCCTTGGCGGCGGCTTCCTGCGCCACGTCGGTGAAGATCTTCTTGTCCTCGTCGCTGAGCTTCTTCCAGAGCGCGCCGGCCACCACCGTGTTGAGATGATCGACGATGTGGCCGGTCAGCACGATGTGCTTCTGCACCTCGTAGAACTTCTTGGCCTCGATCGTGGTCAGCGGGTTCTCCTGGGCCTCGACGGTGCCGTTCTGGAGCGCGAGATAGACTTCGGCGAACGCGATCGGCGCGGTGTTGGCGCCGCAGGCGCGCGGCATCGCCAGATAGGCGGGAACGTCGGGCACGCGCATCTTCAGGCCCTTGAGGTCGGCACAGGTCTTGATCGGCTTGTTCGACGAGGTCTGACGCACGCCGTAATAGGTCACCGCGAGGATGTGGTGGCCGCTCTTGTCCTCATAACCCTTGGTGAGCTCCTTGAAGATGTCGCTCTTGGTGTAGGCGAGCAGATGATCCGCATCGCGGAAGGTGTAGGGATAATAGGTCACGCCGATCGGCGGAAAGCTCTTGGCCGCGAAGCTCGAGCCGGAGATGATGATGTCGACCGAGCCGAGCGAGAGGCCCTGGTTGATGTCGGCTTCCTTGCCGAGCTGCGATGCCGGATAGACATCGATCGCATAGCGCCCGTTGGTGCGCTTGCCGATCTCCTGCGCGGCCCAGACCGACGCGGTGTGGAACGGCTCCGAGGTCTCGTAGACATGGGCCCATTTGAGCTTGGTCTGCGCCATGCCGGCGCCAGTCGTCGCAATCATCGCCGCGGCCGAGACCGCCAGCACCATTGTCATCTTTTTCAACACTGACTTTCCTCCATTTTTCAAGTCTGCTTCTTTAAATCTGCTTCTTGTCAGCCCGCCCCCAGCGCGGGGGCGGGCTGCACAATGTCATCGCTGTCGCGCGCTGCTGCTCGCAGCTCGCTTCTTCGGCGCACGTTCCGGTTTTGACGGCTTTGCCGTCGATCGCGCCGCGCGCCCGGAAGACGGCCCTGCCGCCTTCTCGGCGCCGAAGTTCTGCGCAAAGCGCTCCTGGGATCGCGCGAGATGATCGCGCATCGCATCGCGCGCGGCCCCGGGATCATGCGCCGCGATCGCGTCGCGCACCGCGCGATGCTCGTCGAGCGCAGTGCGCCACGTGCCCGGGCTCTCGAAATAATGCGCAAGCTGCGCGAAATAGGGATTGAGGCGCTGGTCGAACAACTCGCCGACCACACGGACCAGAACGGCATTGCCGAGGCTTCCGGCGATCGCGACGTGGAAGGCGCGGTCGTGGACCATCGAGGCTTCGCCGGGGTGTTCTACATTCTCCATCGCGACAAGGGACGCATCGATGCGGGCAACGTCGTCCTTCGTCGCCACGCGCGCGGCTTCTTCGGCGATGGCGCTTTCCAGGAACTCGCGGGCGCGCAGCAGCTCGAACGGGCCCTCGATGACGGAAGCAGGCGCGGTCGCCGCAACCGCCGCGGGCTCAATCACATAGATGCCGGAACCGACGCGGATACGAAGGCGGCCCTCGACTTCGAGCGCGATCAGGGCTTCGCGCACCGTCGGCCTGGAAATCCTGAGCTGCTCGGCGAGCTCGCGTTCGGTCGGCAAGCGGCTGCCGACCGCGTACTCGCCGCTGTCGATCAGGCTTCGCAATTGATCGGCGACCTGGCGATAAAGCCGTCGCGCCTCCACAGCTTCCAGCGGCACGCTGGTCCTCCCGAAAGGGTCATGCCGGCAGCTCTCGCCGCCCGCGGCCCGCCAATTTTGGAAAATTGGTCTTACCAATTGACCGCAGCATTGACCGAGGACAGGCGCCATGTCAAGCAGCGGCCAAACAAGGGGAGAGACGACCATGCGCCCTGATTCAACGCGCCTTGGCCGCGCCAATCTCGACCGGCTACCACCTGGCATCCGCCGCCCGGCCTACGACCGTTCGCGCGTCACGCCTGGCATCGTGCATCTTGGCCTTGGCGCGTTTCACCGCGCCCACCAGGCCGTCGTCATCGACGATTGCCTTGCGGCCGGCGCCACCTCGTGGGGCATCGTCGGCGCCAGCCTGCGCAGCCCTGACACACGCGACGCCCTCGCCCCGCAGGATCATCTCTATACGGTTGCCATCCGTGCGGCCGAAGGCACCGAGCACCGCATCATCGGTGCGCTGCTCGACAGCGTGGTTCCGCGCGAGAGCCCGGCACGATTGGTCGAGCGAATGGCCGATCCCGCCATTCGCATCGTCTCCCTCACCGTCACCGAGAAAGGCTATTGCCACACGCCGCAGACCGGCGATCTCGACGAACGCCATCCTGATGTCGTGCACGACCTCAACAATTTCGACGCGCCGCGCTCGGCTCCCGGCTTCATCGTGGCGGCGCTGGCGCGCCGGCGGGCCCTGGGCGCCCCGCCCTTCACTGTGCTGAGCTGTGATAACCTCGCCGCCAACGGCCACACCGTGCAGCGGATCGTGACGCAATTCGCCGCGCTGCGCTCGAAAGATCTCGGCAAGTGGATCGCGGATACAACCGCCTTCCCCTCGACCATGGTCGACCGCATCGTGCCGGAGACGACGGATAGTGACCGCGATGCGGTTTCATCGGCGCTCGGTTTGCGCGACGCATGGCCCGTCATGACCGAGCCGTTCACGCAATGGGTGGTCGAGGACCGTTTTTCAGCGGGCCGGCCCGATCTTGCCGCAGCGGGTGTCGAGCTCGTCACGGACGTCAAGCCGTTCGAGTTGATGAAGCTGCGGCTGCTCAACGCCAGCCATTCGGCGCTGGCCTATCTCGGCTATCTCGCCGGCTACGAGACCATCGCCGACACCATGCAGGATCCGCATTTCGCGCGCCTCGCCGCGCAGGTGATGGAAGAGGCCGCGGTGACGCTGATGATGCCATCAGGCGCAGACCTGGCCGCCTATCGCGCCTCGCTGCTCAAGCGCTTCGCCAATCCGGCACTGCATCACCGCACCTGGCAGATCGCGATGGACGGCTCGCAAAAGCTGCCGCAGCGCCTGCTCGGCGCGATCCAGGATCGTCTCGCCAGCAACCTGCCGATCGCGACGCATGCGCTCGCGGTGGCCGGCTGGATGCGCTATGTCACTGGCCTCGACGAGAAGGGCCGCACCATCGACGTGCGCGATCCGCTCGCCGCCGAGTTCACCGGTTTGGCGCGCGAGGCAGGCCCCGTCGCCGAACGATTGGCGCCCGCACTGCTCGGCGTCGGAAAAGTGTTCGGGCCGCTGGGGGCGGAGCCGCGCCTGCGCGAGGCCGTGACCGCGGCGCTCGGCCGACTCTACAAGGATGGCGCGCGGCGTACGGTGGAGACGCTGATCGCGGCGTGACCACAAAACGGGCAGCAATGCTGCATTGCGGTCCAGAGCGAACGGAAAGTCGACGGAAGTCGCGCTTGATTTTTCCCTGTCATTGCCCCACCCGAGAGGCATGGCGAAGGACACCAAGGTGATCGCGGCGAACGCAGCGTTCTACGCCGCCTTTTCGACCGGCGATTTCGACGAAATGGAGCGGATGTGGGCGGACGATGACGCCATTTCCTGCATTCATCCCGGCTGGCCGGCCATCATCGGCCGGGCCACAGTGATCGGAAGCTGGCGCGACATCCTGCAGAGTCCGGAACGGCCGCAGATCGTTTGCGCGGAACCCCAGGCCATCGTCGACGGCGACAGCGCGCGCGTGCTCTGCATCGAGATCGTCGACGGCACGGCATTGGCCGCTGCCAACCATTTTCGGCGCGTCGGCGACGACTGGCGCCTGGTGCACCACCAGTCGAGCCCGATCGCGCAAATTGTCGAGCAAGCTGAGGACGATAGAGCGAGCCACCGCGTCCATTGAGGGCGGCCGGCCCGCAGGCACATTCTACTGTGCATGGGGTTGTTTTTCAGCTTTTTGTTTTGGCGCCTCACCCGAGCCCGGACAGGTCATCCAGCACGACCCGCGCCTGGCTAAAATCGTCGTCCCGGAAGAACATGCTTCTGGTGATGAGCACGGGAATGTTCGCCCTTGAGGCTGAGATCAGGCCGTTGGCGGAATCCTCGATCGCGACGCAGTCGGACGCGTTGAGCTTCAGCCGCGCCAGGACCTCGAAATAGACATCCGGCGCAGGCTTTTTGTGCTGCACG of the Bradyrhizobium sp. WSM1417 genome contains:
- a CDS encoding TRAP transporter large permease; protein product: MLLLLGGFLILMLLGVPVAIAMATSSLLYILVSGVTPDVTLAQRMIAGVESFPLLAVPFFILAGNLMNIAGVTGRIYKFAVALVGWMRGGLGHVNIIGSVIFSGMSGTAIADVAGLGTIEIKAMKDHGYTTEFSVGVTAASATLGPIIPPSLPFVIYGMMANVSIGALFLGGVIPGVVLTLLMMATVTYFAHKNKWGSDTPFSWPQLGSAGLEILVVLAFPMAVWLLTVAGLSTNWAVGIGLVVLLAMDWYFDFSAVMALMAPVILIGGMTLGWFTPTEAAVAAVIWSLFLGLVRYRTMTMKTVAKATFDTIETTASVLFIVTAASIFAWLLTVSQAAQMLSDWMLSITHNKWVFLALANVLILFVGCFIDTTAAITILVPILLPIVLKLGIDPIHFGLIMTLNLMIGLLHPPLGMVLFVLARVAKLSVERTTVAILPWLVPLMLALIAITYIPELTLWLPKYMGLSK
- a CDS encoding TRAP transporter small permease, with translation MSTAETHRQITADEIAHTFEEEAAPKVDLGIYAFEDWVALAIFWVMALAVFLQFFTRYVLNDSYAWTEEIATYCLIGVVFIGSSMCVRLSRHIQVDLLYRYLPHLAARALSTVIDLIRIAFFGYAIKLVWVYIQIIGDESMTTINLPKDYVYYAVLLGFVLMFVRSLQVAVQHLRQGYSILERPGAYDGFEG
- a CDS encoding sialic acid TRAP transporter substrate-binding protein SiaP, which gives rise to MVLAVSAAAMIATTGAGMAQTKLKWAHVYETSEPFHTASVWAAQEIGKRTNGRYAIDVYPASQLGKEADINQGLSLGSVDIIISGSSFAAKSFPPIGVTYYPYTFRDADHLLAYTKSDIFKELTKGYEDKSGHHILAVTYYGVRQTSSNKPIKTCADLKGLKMRVPDVPAYLAMPRACGANTAPIAFAEVYLALQNGTVEAQENPLTTIEAKKFYEVQKHIVLTGHIVDHLNTVVAGALWKKLSDEDKKIFTDVAQEAAAKATAEIKQNEAKLVAFFKEKGLTVTEVDKNEFRDTVLKNVAFETFGYRKADWERIQAVK
- a CDS encoding FadR/GntR family transcriptional regulator, coding for MPLEAVEARRLYRQVADQLRSLIDSGEYAVGSRLPTERELAEQLRISRPTVREALIALEVEGRLRIRVGSGIYVIEPAAVAATAPASVIEGPFELLRAREFLESAIAEEAARVATKDDVARIDASLVAMENVEHPGEASMVHDRAFHVAIAGSLGNAVLVRVVGELFDQRLNPYFAQLAHYFESPGTWRTALDEHRAVRDAIAAHDPGAARDAMRDHLARSQERFAQNFGAEKAAGPSSGRAARSTAKPSKPERAPKKRAASSSARQR
- a CDS encoding mannitol dehydrogenase family protein — translated: MRPDSTRLGRANLDRLPPGIRRPAYDRSRVTPGIVHLGLGAFHRAHQAVVIDDCLAAGATSWGIVGASLRSPDTRDALAPQDHLYTVAIRAAEGTEHRIIGALLDSVVPRESPARLVERMADPAIRIVSLTVTEKGYCHTPQTGDLDERHPDVVHDLNNFDAPRSAPGFIVAALARRRALGAPPFTVLSCDNLAANGHTVQRIVTQFAALRSKDLGKWIADTTAFPSTMVDRIVPETTDSDRDAVSSALGLRDAWPVMTEPFTQWVVEDRFSAGRPDLAAAGVELVTDVKPFELMKLRLLNASHSALAYLGYLAGYETIADTMQDPHFARLAAQVMEEAAVTLMMPSGADLAAYRASLLKRFANPALHHRTWQIAMDGSQKLPQRLLGAIQDRLASNLPIATHALAVAGWMRYVTGLDEKGRTIDVRDPLAAEFTGLAREAGPVAERLAPALLGVGKVFGPLGAEPRLREAVTAALGRLYKDGARRTVETLIAA
- a CDS encoding nuclear transport factor 2 family protein, encoding MAKDTKVIAANAAFYAAFSTGDFDEMERMWADDDAISCIHPGWPAIIGRATVIGSWRDILQSPERPQIVCAEPQAIVDGDSARVLCIEIVDGTALAAANHFRRVGDDWRLVHHQSSPIAQIVEQAEDDRASHRVH